From the Montipora capricornis isolate CH-2021 chromosome 2, ASM3666992v2, whole genome shotgun sequence genome, one window contains:
- the LOC138026991 gene encoding uncharacterized protein, with amino-acid sequence MRRTPKSTKNQLFQFEGNLYEQVDGVAMGSPLGPLMANAFMCNIEKQLETENKMPAFYKRYVDDTLSAMPDVEAAIDFLTTLNNSHPSIDFTMELEENGRLPFLGMNVIRNGCYLNTTVYRKPTDTGLLLHYHSHVDARYKRSLINTMLNRAFKLSSTWKAFHEECERLKEIFSRLCYPEDHVQSTIRLFVDSKVSEESRTHVDEKRGDPIRVVLPFKDQKSANAVRRQLADLSRKISADITPVYTSKKIKEEIRVREEKPPLVSQQCVVYQFKCDLCDAGYVGYTCRHLHQRIEEHKGATIGDHLREKHALEPNNIAKSFRILRKCQNKFDCLVFEMLFIKELKPSLNKQCDSIRAKLFV; translated from the exons atgcggcgaacgccgaaat CCACCAAAAATCAGCTTTTCCAGTTTGAAGGAAACTTGTACGAACAAGTGGACGGTGTGGCAATGGGCTCGCCGCTGGGGCCTCTCATGGCAAACGCCTTCATGTGTAACATCGAGAAACAGctggaaacagaaaacaagatgCCCGCCTTTTACAAGcgctatgttgatgacaccCTTAGCGCAATGCCTGATGTTGAagcagctatagatttcttaaCGACACTAAACAACAGTCACCCTTCTATTGATTTCACAATGGAGCTCGAAGAAAATGGCAGACTACCCTTTCTTGGAATGAACGTAATCAGGAATGGATGCTACCTGAACACAACGGTGTACCGAAAACCAACTGACACCGGACTGTTGTTACATTATCACAGCCACGTTGACGCGAGATATAAACGGTCACTGATAAATACCATGCTTAACCGTGCGTTTAAGCTCTCGTCTACATGGAAGGCCTTTCACGAGGAATGTGAACGCCTCAAAGAGATCTTTTCCCGTCTGTGTTATCCTGAAGATCATGTGCAGTCCACCATCCGCCTTTTCGTTGATTCAAAAGTTTCCGAGGAATCACGCACCCACGTTGATGAGAAGCGTGGGGACCCAATCAGAGTCGTGTTGCCCTTCAAGGACCAAAAATCTGCGAACGCCGTACGGAGACAACTTGCCGACCTAAGCCGTAAGATCAGTGCGGATATTACCcctgtctacacgagcaaaaagATCAAAGAAGAGATCCGGGTCCGTGAAGAGAAGCCACCCCTTGTAAGCCAACAGTGCGTTGTGTAccaattcaagtgtgacctgtgcgacgCAGGTTATGTCGGATATACCTGCCGGCACCTTCACCAGCGCATTGAAGAGCACAAAGGGGCAACCATCGGCGACCATCTGAGAGAGAAACATGCATTGGAACCTAACAACATCGCAAAGAGTTTTAGAATCCTGAGAAAgtgccagaacaagtttgattgtcttgtttttgaaatgctttttataaaagaactgaaaccatCGCTAAACAAACAGTGTGACTCTATCCGCgccaaattatttgtttag